The Melanotaenia boesemani isolate fMelBoe1 chromosome 8, fMelBoe1.pri, whole genome shotgun sequence DNA window ACTGATAAACTGAAAGAGAGGTGAGCACTTTGATGATTCTAGAACAATAATCAGTGTATTATTGATTATTTGTCAGACTGTTGTTGTGTAAGTTACTGgattttagagatttttttaCTATAATACCATGCATCTAAATaacactaaaaaaataaattggaaaACTCAACAGCAATGTCTTTGCCCAGAAATAACAACACAGCTATTAAAGAAAATCCACAATATAATATCCACAGTATAATATCTCTTATACTGATTTTACAACTTAGCTAAGGAGGACATCCAACCTCGTGTAAGGAGAAGATGCATATTTCCCTCTGTGTAGGGATACAGTTTAAATTATGCTTGGCACCAGATGGTAATAAACCTGTGGTGTTCAGTATTTTTTAATAGAAAGGAGATGGCTCTTACACTTAGCCAAACCAGTCTAGATGGGAACAGTTTTATGAGCGAGCAGGGAAAAAATTGGTTTAAATTGCTCCTATCTGTTTTTCATTGAGATCAATGATGTTtcgtattttttcattttttttttggggcCATTTTTTGCAGGGTAAATGATGCTCAGTCTCGTCCAAGGCGCGAGTTCACACCTAAACCCAAACCAGCAGCCTTTTATGGAGAGCTAGAACACTCCAACGGAGGATATTTGCCTGCTGCTACAAGCCCTTCATCTTATTCTGCTGGTAAAATTACTTTTGCATGTTAGATgacttgttgtgtgtgtgtgtgtgtgtgtgtgtgtgtgtgtgtgtgtgtgtgtgtgtgtgtgtgtgtgtgtgtgtgtgtgtgtgtgtgtgtgtgtgtgtgtacacttaAGCCAAAACATTCCTTAAACATCCAGCGATGGTGGAAAAGATTTGACTGTGTTTCAGTAGCATCAAGTCATTGGTCTGcatcaagcaaaaaaaaaaaaaaaaaaaacctagagGATTGCTGCGGCTTAAAGCCTGGAAGGGTAGCAGTTAACCTTTATCttcaacttaaaaaagaaatattatcaGAAAAATAGCGTTGAAGAAACCGTTAATTGCTGGGTGATATTAAAAATAGGCTTCAGGTTGGAAAGGAATGTAAAGTTGGACTCAAAAAGtcatgaggtcagctgactacctgagtATTCTTATCAGGTTATTTCCGTCAATAGATCCTAGAATTGTTATGCTTTGCTGCAGAAAACTGTGCATGAACTTAGCAACATTGCAGAATATTAATAGACAATGCCAAAGTGAATGATTTCATTAATCAAAGCCAAAGTGATCCAGTAAAATATTAGCAAGGATTATATTTACCAAACAGTGTATGTGGAAAGACCTAGTCCCAAAAAGCCATGTGCACAGGTACATGGCATCCTTCTGACAGATATCTCTTCTACGACATTAACCAGCGGCACAATATCCAGCTTCGTTCCCCCAAAGAACCTCCGTCAAGAGAAGACAGTGTGAGTGGATAGATGAAAATGATGTCACTTACATAACTATAAATTTTTGGTGTTTTCTTCCTGTCTGTTACACATTTGTGGCAGAGTTGGATGCATGTTTTGTGATCAAAATTTTACTGATTTTTTGAGTGGTGTTGGTCTCCATTTTATTCCACTTTAACATTTCAGAACATTATGGGGCAGAAGTGTTATTGCTAAGGCTTCAGATGTATAGAATCTTCAACAAACCCCAGCATATTGTTATTACTGGTCAGTGACTGGGGTATTTTAAATGAACTCTTTCAGTTcctgtagtgttgtggtttggCTGAATCGTATGCATCTGACTGCCTGTTTACTGACCTCTGAACCTCAAGAAAATCATATAGaacaaagttaatttatttttctaaaataaagtaaatataaaaatgttataacaGGATTGGAATGATAAACATCAGTACTTTCATCTTAATCTTGAGCTTCAGAGCTTCACTGATAACTTATGGGTCATAACATTCAACATTTCCAGGTTTAATGACTTAGGCTGTTGGTGTGTTACTGACCTGCACTGGAAATAAAGCTAGTGGAACCTTGTGTCTTATGAAAACCTTTCAAAGAAGCATACTAACCTTACAAAAGGGAGcataaaaaatctgtttattgatggagtgtttctcttttttttccccctcttgtatatttgtatttttatctgtttctgcAGCTGAGCCATGCTGCAAAGCCCTGTATGACTTTGAGCCAGAGAACGATGGTGAGCTGGGCTTCCACGAGGGTGACGTCATCTCTTTGGTCAGTCAAATCGACGAGAACTGGTACGAAGGAACACTTCGTGGAAAAACTGGATACTTTCCGACCAACTATGTTGATGTGGTGGTTCCCCTGCCACACTAAAACAAAGAGTCCAATAGTGGAACAATAGCATAAGGTGAAAAAGAGGGAtaatacattttctgtaatgtaatgaaaatgtaaacatagGAAAACAAATGACCAAATCCTTTGTATCTTTGGAGTATTTGGGTAAAGGGGGCATATTATTCTGTCAAGATTTTGTGAATTTGTAGTCACAAGAACATGTCAGCAGGATGCTCAATTACATAAGAATagcataacaataataacataaTGTTTAGGTGCTTTTTGCCATGTCTTTGTAATCTTTATTTTTGCACCTATGCACTTTGTACACTACACCTCTATCACCAAACTGAAGACAAAACCAAGAGCAAATGGCATCTTTAGACATGTGTAACATTATCCAaacagtaaaactttatttatccaaaTATATAACCATTGTGGCAAATCTTGTTCTTTACCCTGTTCATATTGAAACTACCCTTTATTTTTACACTCCATGTTTTAACCTCTGTGCCTGCAGGCTTTAGTGCTGTTGTAATGTACTTGAGAATCAGCAGGGGGGACTGTCTGCCTTTAGTAAATGTTAGAGACTATCCTccactgccatctagtggaaCATGGGCTCATTCTCTGCTCTTAAGTTGTGCAGTACTGCCACAATTTCTGTTAGTTATAAATCTATGTCAAGTGGCTTGTTTAATTTTAAGTGACAGATGAAGCCAATCAGTAGATGATGACTCTGCTGTTTAATTGTTCTGTAACTGCAATTTCTGCCATCAGCTGTTGTAACGTTAGCAAGAGGTTAAATTCCTAAGTGCACAGAGTTCCATGAAAACTCTATCATTACATTTATCACTAAAATCATTGTGAGTTGATGTACATATACCTCTACAACTGTTTTTGAAAGTACTCCATTATCATGTCTCTAAGTACCAATACTAAAGAAAGGCTGTTTAAATTTGTAAATTGCAATATGCTGTAAGATCTGATGGAACACGGGTGTATTTGATTTATCCTAATGCACAGATTGAATATTTAACACTATATGCAGAGATGATTTCAACCCATGCCAAATATTGAACAGCATTGCACACCAATGCCAATAACACACTTTTAGTTCTTCAATTTTCTCAGGCTCTGTGGATGCTGCTGGCAGTGTCACAACATTTTCAGGGGCTTTTGTCAAAGTATTTGTCCATGAATTTACTATCTGTGTTTAGCTCTCTCTATGAGCAAGCCTGGCTTTGGCTTGGAGCATGGAAATTAATGCGATGTGTGCTTGGCATTCCTGTACCTGCCTCTGTTTTCAAGCAGAATCAGTTTGCCAGACATGTTGGAGAACAATATCTCCCAGCAATTGTGAACTGCATTTACAAATAATAAAGGGGGCCTGTACACAAAGGCTGGTTTCAGTTCCAATTAAGTCTATAACAAGCAAACTATGAACTGTCAAGAGTTTGTGTTGTAGACTAAAATGCCAACTTTCTCCTCTTGTCATGATCCCCTTGTTAGACCGCCCCCTGCCCCACTCAATTCTCCAATCTCTATTTTAACTGCAAGTGGAACAGACAGGTCTTTTCAGTGGGGAAGGGCACTCAGCAGTGGATTATGCCCTCCCCCACTACTCTTTATTCACCACCTGCCCCTGTACCCCTGCCCCCTTCCTCATTATCTGCCCCATCCCAAGCCATTTTGCCTTTAAGGCTCAGTTTCCTAGTCACTGCTTGGACTGATATTCTCATTGCTATGCTAGAATGTACCTCTTAATATTatatgcatgtctttttttgtgtgtgtgtatgtttaggACCCAGACAGCAGTGAGTAATAACTGGTTCAGGTGTGGGTTCACATGCCTCATTACACTAACTCAAAAGCCCTCAGCTGGATAGAGGAAGAGGGCTCAGGTTGAGCTGTGATGCAGTTTGTATAATATTGAAGACAAATAATGTTCAAGGACAACGAGCCAATATCAGTTTTTGTGGACTGCTGCTATCAAAGCTCAGACAGTTGTTtaaatgcagcagcagcttttctaAACACTACATTTTATATCAGCTTTGCAATAAAGTATTAACAGCCTTATATCTTTATTTCATGCAAAAATTTAATGGGAATTGTCTGAGAAATGTaactttttgcatttctttcagAAAGCTTTTGTCTGATACGATGCCTTTGTTGTAACTGTGACATGGGAAGACTAAATGTGGGGTTATCCTGGATTATCTTTACAATATGTGGATTACCTCTTTAATAAGTGTAATCTTGTGTATTGGATGTATTTTTGTGTATGATTGGATACAATTCCTTTTCTTCAATAAATATAAAGTAATTTATCTCTTGGTGACTTTTTATTAATGGTATGGGCTGAACAGAAATTGAGAAATTATAGTGGAAGCATAGGATTATCTCTTCTTAGATAGGCTATACAACACCTGGGTCttatttaaatccatccatTGGCATTTGCGCAGTAAACATCTCTATATTAAAGACTTCATTCCTCAGCcgtcagatttttttccttttttaatctgGACTGCCACCCATCTGCATGATCCCCCACCAACACAGCAGGCTGCATCAGCCAGCTGTTGGATTACTgccacaacactggttcatcggGGAAGGCGTGTCAGTCCCTGAGTTACTCAGCGCCCCCTTTGTCCTCAGTCGGTGCCCAGCCAGCGACACTCATGGCGGCTGCACCCGTCAGGCAGCGCTCCGGTCTGGGGGGACCCCGGGCGCAACTCCCGCCCTGTTACTATGAAGGGTACCTGGAGAAACGAGGACCGAAAGAAAAGGTAGATTCCTCCGCTGCTAATCGATTGTCACACCAGTGTATGTTGATAAGCGTGAGCGTGTGTATGCGCAGCACACCGGCTGATCCACCATTCCCAGAAAGCTGTCAACTTCCTTATTTTGCAGGAATGGGCGAGGCGAAACTGAACGCTGGTGCTGCTGGGGATCTTATATCTTTGATGAACCGTTTAGGACTATGAAAGGCAAAGCATGCAGCAATTTATGAAATTGTCAAAACGGAGCGTATGAATCGAAGAATCCCGAGCGGTGTCGAAATATTGTCTGACAGGTTATCAGTGGTTATCTCATCATAACAATAACGGGCATGTCATGAACGGAATGCTTGCCAAACATTTTCATCAGGCGTAACATTGACTTAGAGGTGcctttttgacattttacagCTGGAATGTTGAAGTGTAATCCCAATATGACAAAAATATATCGATTATATGGAGCTGAATCGGCAATAAAGCTGAAGGATTATTTTGCCTTTTGGTTGGTTCTGTCTGTAAGATGATACAGACCGGGGTACTTTTTCCCTCGGGCCCACCCATCACTCTTTAGGTTCATTTGAATGCGATTCAGACTGTAATGTAAGCATGGCTCTGGTGCAGAATATTGCAGTGCTCCATGGTCATAGATTGACACCAGCTGAGCCCCACTATCTCTTGGGACAGGAAATGTCGGTGTGATAGAAATGAAGCTATCCATTACACTGCTGTGCAAATGAGGCTCTGTTGTAACATCAGCAGCTTATCTGCCTTTTTCCTCAAACTTATGTATGTCTTTTCTTCATCTGTGTGTGGCAGGCATCCAGGCGGCTGTGGACCTGTCTTTGTGggaattctttatatttcttCAATAATGCCAAGGACACTCATGTAAGTTTCAGTTTATGTACCGGcttgctttattttttcttgtgcaTCATCACATGCTGACAatcaaaacatatttgtttgtgtgtacaaTAGTACGTGGAAAAACTGGACCTCGGTGGATTTGTGTCCCTGAAGGATGACTGCAGTCGGGACAGAAACCTTGAGGCAGCCAGACTCATCCTCCGCATGAAGGATGGGGAGACCAAACTCACAGTATGCCACTCAATTCATACAACAAAATGCAGAGAAGTTATTACATCTTTACAAGAGTTATAgtgttgttgtcttttccaGGCACCAAACTTAGAATCCCGGGAGCTGTGGAAAGGTTTCCTTTACTCTGTTATAGatgtaaatataatattttgtaCACTAGATTCACCAGGACCTTTGTACCAGCctttgctgtttcacaaatatTCTCTTTTCTATTCACAGCTGAATGTGCCAACCTGTCTTACACTGCTACCAGGGCAGCTACAAATGCTAAAGGAGGTGGTGGACAAAGAAAGGTCCAGACGGAGAACTCGGAACCCAGCTCGAGCTCCTCCTTCACCTCTCTCTGTTCCTCTAGTGGGAGAGATCCCACCGTGAGTTGTCCTCTGCACTGCATTGAGAAGATGCTGCGTAACACTTTCAGCGTGTCTGCAGCACCACGGTAATAACTTGCATTTGATCCGCAGGTGTTTTCGTCCGGTGTCCCGAACAGAGGCTGAAGTCCTTTTAGAGAGACACCCAGACTGTGGCAACATGTTACTCCGTCCAGGCAGAGATGGATGCTCATTGGCTGTTACTACCCGGCAGGACCTCAATGGGTAAACATCTGCTGGATATCATCTGCACACTGCAGTGACAAAAATCACTGATGCCACAACCACCTAAAAtactctgtttctttttttggttcCAGCTCAGTGTTCAGACATTACAGAGTCACCCAGAGGGACCAAGGTGGTTATGTCATTGATGTGGAAAATCCTGTAAGTCAActctaatatatataaatatattttttattttatttaattttttttaccatccaATCATATGAATTTTGAAAAAGAATGTCAAACTTACTCCTTCACCAACACTCAATTGATCCAACTTTTTCTCTCATAGTGCAACACTTACACACAGCACTCCATATAGAATGAGAATGCCATGATTAGAAACTGTAAAATAGCTGTGGAGTAATAACAATGAGCAGTGATTTGGTAAAGTAAATGTATTTGTAACTGACAGGCTAGTGATATTAACATAAGTGTCCTACATCATAATGAAAAAGATCACCAATGAGGCCTCGCTCAGGTTGTCCTACCCTAAAATCACATATGAGATGAGTTGTTCCAGGAAGGCAACAGTCTACACTGACGTGAGAGCAGAGGCAGCTGCCCtgggaaaagttttttttttctgtatttttcctaACTGTGGCAATCAAAGTGTCAAGCTGCAGTTTACAAAGCTTTCATACACTTTGGAAGACAGACAAGGGCGTTCTGAAGTCAGTAGTTTTGCTAGAAATGGATGAAAACACTCCTGTCCCTACACTGTATATTGCATTGTCCTATAGTATACTGATCAGAATGACTTCTGCCAGTCAGGTGGTTTATTAATTCCTTTTCAGTTCCTCTTCctaaagaaaatacagttttaagATCAAATGAAGCTGCTATTTGAGTTTGCCCTTGCAAATGTTATACTATATATATTGTTAGCAAAATATGTATGTGCCTATCAATATGCTCCTAAAGATGTCAAACAATCAGGCCCTGGTTGCAAGATTTCTACATTTTCCTTGAGTATGTGTGTGACGTATTTGTGTGGAAAGGCCGATTGCTAAAGGGCTGCCTCTGGAATTTGCTGACAGCCTTTCAACTTCTGAACTGGTAGCTGACTTTCTAAAACTGAATATCTAGCTCAGTCCTTCTCACATCTCACACTATGACACATCTTTTATAATTCCTAAACTATGTTGTTACAGTTTTTGCAGCTTTCCAAAAAATACTACAAGAAACTAAAGGAACGAAAGTAAAGcatgtacattttaaatttgaacatTCAGATGCATTGAACTATCAAAATTAGGCCTCTAACATACTGTGCATTTACAGATCCCCTGTGCTACACTACATGATGTCATTGATGCCTTGGTGGAGAAGACAGCAGGCACTTTGCAGCCTTTCCTACTGGAGGAGCCTTATGAAGAAAATATCAGTGAGGAATTACAAAAATTtacaacttttttgttttccttttatctctCCATGACATTTTTGCAAGCCTTGCAAATTATCTGTGATGTTGACCATGTAGAATTTCTGTGTGTTGCCAGCATATGTTTCTGCTAATGATGAAAATGGAGAAAGGATCCTCCACACTGCCCCATCCAGCCCCCTGCCCAAGGCCCCTGCCCTGCCTCCAAAACAAGGTTTTTCTCACATacgccacacacacaaaaagacagaCAGCAGGAATAATCATTTCCCTTACCTTACTTTTGTGCAGATCGATGGTGCACCAGCCCCCTGTCCAGGTCCCCTGCCCCGGACCGTCGTATCCTGACCTCACCAGTACCGGCTTCGCCCACCAACCCGATGAGACGACTGATCCTCTCCCCTTCACCTCTTACACAAAGTAAGTAAAATGATGTGCAAGCTTCATTTGTAGAATCTCCAGACATTTTAACTCAGAGTGTTTCTGCTGTCTTCACAGCACTCAATGAGGAGCTAAAAATGACGCTAGAAAAGAGGCGAGCCAGTCAGGAGTGAGCTTAAGAAGGACTTTCAATCACAACATCCCTAATCTCCAGTGCCAAACCTTTACTCACAACAGCTTCAGTATGTTCCCATCCTGTGCCTTTTAGGTGGAAGACAAGCAACTACAAAACCACCACTTTCTCTTAGTGAAGTAAAACTTgttcatcttttgttttgtttgctttttgttttgtttcagtatATAGTTGTTAATTTGATGTGAATGAACTGACACTAAGAGCAAGACTGGCTGATTACCTCATCCAATTTGGTTCATGCAATTTCATAAAATGTTGCCTGTCCTGTGTGAGTAAAGACCCACTTGTGCTTTGTCCACTTGCATAAAGTTGTTTACAAACTTTCTCTGCACAATTATAGTGCCACAACAAAACCCAGTCAACATAAACTTGAATTGAAAATGACTTGCAGCTCAAAACCTTTCTGAGAAGCACAGACCACCAGCTGAGCCCAATGTTTTCCTGACTGAGCCCCTTTCTGGATGGTGAGCTGCTGATATTTATATTTCAACACTGGAACAAACAAACCACAGACTGCCAAGATCAACACAAGAGCGACGTTTCTTCATTTGTGatgctttaaaagtaaaataaacacatcaaGTTCTGGATTCAGCTCAGACATTCTCCTCATCCGTCCCTCTACCTATAACATGacggaaaaaaaggaagaaaaatctgaGCTGATGAGAAACTGAAACCTGCACAATCTCTGCCTGCTGCTCGGAGAGCCATCTGTGATTGATATGCAACTGTTAATGTGTTCATTCAATGACAGTGCTGTTGCTCATTTACCGCGCAACTGTAAGTGTACTGTTAGTGCatatttttaagtgtttccttCCTCTCTGCTACTGTATATGTAAGATAACGTGGTGCTACTACTCACCAATACTCAGACCTGCCTGGAAGATCCAGGTGATTTGTATTTCGTCTGTTACAAAATGACTTAATTGTACTTATCAAAGGTGCCCTCTAGTGGAATTGAGACAGAACTTCATCAGCAAactgtacttaaaaaaaatctgttaaaccCCTTGGTGCTGCAGAGTGATCCTGACATTTGGTTTAATTACGGTATTAAGCCACATCCTACATCTGTACCCTAATTAAGTGATTTCTGAAGGTGCTTTAAACAGCTAGTGTTACTACTATCATATctgacatttctttcttttagccTGTCCCATCACAATCGTGTCAAACTGTGAACAACTGACTCATAAGTGTCTCCTTACAAAGAACTTTTATTGAATGTTTGTACATGATGTGCTGTGTCTCCTTGATCGCTATCAAAGAATAGTGTTTTATAGATATTGAGGGCATTAAATTGTTTTGCATGAATCTTTCCAGCTTCATTGTGAATTGATAGTTAACAGAGGGGTTTTCTTCTGTGGCAAACACACAATGGAGCCCTTCTGTAAAGATTTTACTTCAAAGCTGTTTCTATCGTTGGTTAACATGAAAGTCGGGTgaacttttaatttaatatttttcttcagCTTAATTATCTATAATCACGCAATCACTAAAACAAGGATTGTTATACTGGAAATCAAATGTTTATCCCCATTAAAATAAGCAGATTCTTTTCAACATGTTGATAATACAGCTCCACTCACAACAATCTAAAATAATGAaagtaatattttctttaataccTGGCAAAAACCTATTTCTGCTTTACAAGCCCATCCTGTATAATACATGGTCATCTTGAGTATCAGGATCATACTTTATTACACAACAATGCTTTTTTCAGTGATATAAGCTGAGAAACTGTTGCCATTTTGAAAGTACAATGTCCCCAATTCTTGCTAAAACACTCTTTGCAAATGCATGATCTGGATGGATGCATGTTGCCCCAAAACCACCAGAAATCAATTCAGATTGTTTACTTCACAGTTGTGCAAGTTATTTCTTACCAAAACAGATCTTTGGCTTTAAACTGTGAGTTTATAACAAGCCTGATGTTCACTCTGTTGTGTAGTCTGGAAGAAAGGAAATTTATGATCGAAGGATGCAAATATTGCACAATCAGCGTTGTTAGTTCCATGGTACTTTTAACATATTTGTGGGTGCTGTGAATAACTGTTTTTGCCAAAAAGTATTTCGGAGACCTTGCTGTGATTTatagctacagctgcatcatatCTGTTCAATTTAGGGTTGTCTGAAAGTCTGAAGCCACATATTCTCAACCTTGTCCCATGTGTACAGTTTGGATtctcagaatattttatttctcagcatactttatatatcatatataattaaatttccACATATTTTTTACTGTACACTGAGGAACATGATCATGGATCATTTGCACACATACCTTTCCATATAGTTATTTTTACCCATTTGACTGTTTTGTTCAGGACACGTAGTCCAGTATGCTGTTGCCCCAGCTCAATGTATCACACGCATCAAACTGCAAATCAACATAAAAATCATCCAGAATCAACATCTGAAATGTTGTCTGTGctattttctgttattatttaagGACTGTAAAACATctacatatttcttttttagttcTTATATGTAAAACTTCCTATACTATGGGGACAAACCAAATGCTTAGATTCTATGTAgatcagtgattcccaaccctggtcctcaaggcacactatcctgcaggtcttaagACCTTGAATTGATGTAGATTATGATCTGCTTCTTAATTTTGCCTTCATTTTTAAACTCATGTTTTACATGAGGTTTTATGTCAAGAGTCTAACAAAGCATTAGCATCACAATACTTAAGAAATCAGTGTATTTCTCTGAAGGGAAAATTTCCTTACTAAGTAATTAAACGTCCATCCTATTATTTCACAACTTCCCATCTAGAgcagagaacacacacacacacacacacctccggGTAAGGTTTGTTCATCAGTCCTGTTGGGACATATCGCCCAACTTGAACCCTCCAGCGATTATTGTCCCTTATTTCGCCGATCTTGAATCGGCCGTGACCTCTACCGTCTGACAACAGTACAGGTGAACAAAGAAGACTTGATCAGATCAGAGGTCGGTGCTTTCCGTCGTCTCAGCGGCAGTTTTAAGAAGAGAGAATAACAAAAAGAACCTGCGCCGCCAACCGGGGCACAAACCAGCCGTTTAGATTCTTCCCACCGCGGGACGGGAGCGACGAGAGGCTCTTGAGAGCAACGGAGTACtgctactttttgtttttattttatttttttattttttatagagCAGGTGGAGAAGCGCCTTTTCTGGGGGCTGCGAGAGATTCAGAGACGTGACTGTCGAATCGAGGCTATAACCTCAAAGGAAATAGTTTCGGGTTAACGTCTATGTGATACTTGAACGTTAGCCGCGTCTCTTTGTGGCTTCTCACTTAACAAACGTCTCGCAAAGTGTTGAGCGGCCAAACTGGCTGTTTTCTGagagaaaatataattaaatttatgCTTAAACAGGTGctggaaaatatttatattaatggaAGCTTCCGCAGTCTT harbors:
- the stap2a gene encoding signal-transducing adaptor protein 2a, translating into MAAAPVRQRSGLGGPRAQLPPCYYEGYLEKRGPKEKASRRLWTCLCGNSLYFFNNAKDTHYVEKLDLGGFVSLKDDCSRDRNLEAARLILRMKDGETKLTAPNLESRELWKGFLYSVIDLNVPTCLTLLPGQLQMLKEVVDKERSRRRTRNPARAPPSPLSVPLVGEIPPCFRPVSRTEAEVLLERHPDCGNMLLRPGRDGCSLAVTTRQDLNGSVFRHYRVTQRDQGGYVIDVENPIPCATLHDVIDALVEKTAGTLQPFLLEEPYEENITYVSANDENGERILHTAPSSPLPKAPALPPKQDRWCTSPLSRSPAPDRRILTSPVPASPTNPMRRLILSPSPLTQTLNEELKMTLEKRRASQE